The following coding sequences lie in one Enterococcus sp. 9E7_DIV0242 genomic window:
- a CDS encoding DeoR/GlpR family DNA-binding transcription regulator gives MYQEQRLTKIVELLKEKGELSAKEMMAYFQVSRDTIRRDSSILEERKLVTRTHGGIIPLERNSEIPSFSDRVNTFTKEKTEIAQKALAFIEPNSLIFFDVSTIILKLAQLVDEEVEVYSHSLDNAIMFSERDRGSFHLLGGKFYPRNRFYYSLNEAELLMSINFDVAFIGAVGLKNGQVSFEDREDAYIKQLVMKQAKKKILLAEHTKGTIASKYTIGSINDFDYWITDAEPDAHERQQLSRELKVIF, from the coding sequence ATGTATCAAGAGCAACGATTAACCAAAATTGTCGAGCTGTTAAAGGAAAAAGGCGAGCTGTCGGCAAAAGAAATGATGGCATATTTTCAAGTCTCCAGAGATACGATCCGACGCGATTCTTCGATTTTAGAGGAAAGAAAGCTGGTTACGCGTACCCACGGGGGGATCATTCCGCTTGAGAGAAATAGTGAGATTCCTTCCTTTAGTGATCGTGTCAACACCTTTACAAAAGAAAAGACAGAGATTGCTCAAAAAGCACTGGCATTTATCGAGCCAAACAGTCTGATTTTTTTTGATGTATCGACCATTATCCTTAAACTGGCGCAGCTAGTCGATGAAGAGGTAGAGGTCTATTCCCATTCGCTGGATAATGCCATCATGTTTAGCGAGCGAGATCGGGGTTCTTTTCATCTACTAGGTGGGAAATTCTATCCTCGGAACAGATTCTACTATTCTTTGAATGAAGCAGAGTTACTTATGTCGATCAATTTTGATGTGGCTTTCATTGGGGCGGTGGGGTTAAAAAATGGTCAAGTCAGTTTTGAGGATCGGGAAGATGCCTATATCAAACAGCTGGTAATGAAACAAGCGAAGAAAAAAATATTGCTGGCGGAACACACAAAAGGCACTATTGCATCCAAATATACAATAGGATCGATCAATGATTTTGACTATTGGATTACTGATGCTGAACCAGATGCACATGAAAGACAGCAGCTGTCGAGGGAGCTGAAGGTGATTTTTTGA
- a CDS encoding Cof-type HAD-IIB family hydrolase, translating into MKNQEIKLIISDIDGTILDDCHSLDTELKDNIQQLKAKEIPFILASARSPKGIFPIAESLDLADNPIACYNGALIVKGSSRYQTLIEHQLAHDEVSMIVDIIVNQFPEVSINLYSGADWYVNTLDKWTAIEAAITKETPEAANLQLLLLKKHVPVHKLLLVEEADVIKKVHDYMQNLHLFNSSFYLSKDNYLEVTSKQVSKEKALVEVADYYNVPLAQTMSIGDNFNDIPMLKLAGLGVAMSNAPQEVKWCADVETKTNNDNGVSAAIQKYVFA; encoded by the coding sequence ATGAAAAATCAGGAAATAAAACTAATAATAAGTGATATCGATGGAACGATCTTAGATGACTGCCATTCATTAGATACAGAGTTGAAAGACAATATTCAGCAGCTAAAAGCCAAAGAAATCCCTTTTATTTTGGCCTCTGCCCGTTCGCCCAAAGGGATATTCCCGATTGCAGAGAGTCTGGATTTAGCCGATAACCCCATCGCTTGTTACAATGGCGCGCTGATTGTTAAAGGAAGCAGCAGGTATCAAACCTTGATCGAGCATCAACTGGCACACGATGAAGTGAGTATGATTGTGGATATAATTGTCAATCAGTTTCCAGAAGTATCGATCAATCTATATTCCGGTGCGGATTGGTATGTAAATACATTGGATAAGTGGACAGCGATCGAAGCCGCTATCACGAAAGAGACACCGGAAGCCGCAAATTTACAGTTGTTGCTTTTGAAAAAGCATGTACCTGTGCATAAGCTTTTACTCGTTGAAGAAGCAGATGTAATCAAAAAAGTTCATGATTATATGCAAAATCTGCATTTATTCAATAGCTCCTTTTATCTTTCCAAAGACAACTATCTGGAAGTGACATCGAAGCAAGTCTCAAAAGAGAAAGCCTTGGTAGAAGTGGCGGATTATTATAATGTACCATTGGCACAAACGATGAGCATTGGAGATAACTTCAATGACATCCCAATGTTGAAGCTGGCCGGATTAGGCGTTGCGATGAGCAATGCACCTCAAGAGGTAAAATGGTGTGCGGATGTTGAAACCAAGACCAATAACGACAATGGCGTGTCTGCGGCAATCCAAAAATATGTGTTTGCCTAA
- a CDS encoding alpha/beta hydrolase, with amino-acid sequence MKERALLIIHGFGGNEQEIFYLHDYLQQQNMESFWIRLTGHDGVKKHFAKATYLDWLNDVEQKIMELEQEYRHITCIGFSMGGLLTIQQSHRASVDQIILCSTPIYLYNFPVIFYDISHGLFSKDKERLNYYFQSSSTPLKACLQFLQLFFLTKKKLKLGLKEEIKKNMLILQNRRDETTNYKSANYLWQVSGGQASVRLYEGGTHQLFMGENKERAVADLVAFIRAKSYSLNSI; translated from the coding sequence ATGAAAGAAAGAGCTTTATTGATCATTCATGGTTTTGGCGGCAATGAACAGGAAATTTTCTACCTGCATGACTATTTGCAGCAGCAAAATATGGAATCCTTCTGGATACGGCTGACAGGGCATGATGGTGTAAAGAAGCATTTTGCCAAGGCAACTTATCTGGACTGGTTGAATGATGTGGAGCAGAAAATCATGGAGCTGGAACAAGAATATCGGCATATCACCTGTATCGGTTTTTCAATGGGTGGCTTGTTGACGATTCAGCAATCTCATCGAGCCTCTGTGGATCAAATCATTTTATGCAGTACCCCCATCTATCTTTATAATTTTCCAGTGATTTTTTATGATATCAGTCATGGGCTCTTTTCAAAAGATAAAGAGCGATTAAACTACTATTTTCAATCTTCGAGTACCCCATTGAAGGCTTGCCTGCAATTTTTACAGTTATTTTTCCTGACCAAGAAAAAATTGAAGCTTGGGTTGAAAGAAGAAATCAAGAAAAATATGCTGATTTTGCAGAATCGTCGGGATGAAACGACGAACTATAAGAGCGCCAATTATCTTTGGCAGGTAAGTGGTGGCCAAGCCTCCGTTCGTCTCTACGAAGGCGGCACGCATCAGTTGTTTATGGGAGAAAATAAAGAACGGGCAGTTGCAGACTTAGTGGCGTTTATTCGAGCAAAAAGTTATTCGTTGAATAGTATTTAA